Part of the Subtercola frigoramans genome, GGCGCGTTCGCCCGACTTCTTCCGTGGCCTCACGCTCGAGAAGCGATCAGATGACCTCGTTCTCGCCACCACAGACGGTTTCGTCGCGAGGCTCGGCCTGCCAGACTCCGGCGATCGGCCGGTTGTGATCGCACCCGACCTGTTCAACCTGCCGCCGGGTGCCACGGCCGTCGACCCCGAGACGGGCGAGGAGTACAAGAAGCCCTGACGCTGCGCCGAGCCGATTCGTCTGTGGGCTACTCAACCGGCGTGGGTGTTGGTTGACGCGCCGCGCTTAGAGCGAGCGCCTGTTCAAGGCGCCCGCCGCGGGAGACGCGCCGCGCTTAGAGCGAGCGCCTGTTCAAGGCGCCCGCCGCGGGAGACGCGCCGCGCTTAGAGCGAGCGCCTGTTCAAGGCGCCCGCCGCGCTCGCCCAGGTGAGAGCGTCGGCGGCCCGCACGAGCGCGAGGTGCGAGAGTGCCTGGGGGGTGTTTCCGGCCTGCCGGTGGCCGGTGACGTCGTACTCCTCCGAGAGCAGGCCCACGTCGTTGCGCAGGGCGAGCAGTCGGTCCATGAGGGCCGTCGCGTCATCGACCCTGCCCGACCGGGCGTACTGCTCGACGAGCCAGAACGAGCACGCCAGAAATGGATGCTCGCCGGCAGGCAGCCCGTCGACACCGGTCTCTGTGCGGTACCGCATCAGGAGCCCGTCCCGCAGCAGCGTCTTCTCGATCACTGCCACTGTCGCCAACATGCGAGGGTCGTCGTAGGCGCAGTATTCGACCTGCGCGAGCTGCAGCAGCGAGGCGTCGACCTCAGTGCCTCCGAATACCTGCGTGTATGCGCCCGTTGCCGCGTCGACGCCCTTGCTCTCGATCTCGGATCGAACCTGCTCCCTCAGGCGGCGCCAGGTCTCGACAGGGCCACGCAACCCGAACTCCTCGACGCCTCGCACACCTCGGTCGAGCGCCGCCCAGATCATCACTCGGGAGTGGGTGAAGAACTGGTTGGCACCACGGATCTCCCAGATACCACTGTCTGCTCGATCGAGATTGGTTTCGACGAACCCGAGCAGTGCGCGTTGGAGCGCCCAGGCCTCGTTCGTCTCGCGAACGGTGTGTACGCGCGACTGGTGCAGGCCCACCATGACCTCGCCGATGACATCGGCCTGGTACTGGCTCACTGCCCCGTTTCCGACCCGAACGGGTGAGGCACCCTGGTAGCCGGGCAGGCTAGGAATGGTGTGTTCCGGCAGGTAACGCTCACCCTGCAGGCCGTACATGATCTGCACATCGGCGGGGTCCCCGGCGATCGCGCGCAACAGCCACTGCCGCCAGCCGCTCGCCTCCTCGATGAAGCCGTGGTCGAGAAGCACCATGAGAGTGAGGGAGGCGTCCCGCAACCAGACATAGCGGTAGTCCCAGTTGCGTTCGCCCCCGAAGGCCTCGGGAAGCGACGTCGTTGCTGCGGCAACGATTCCACCGGTGTCTTCGTGGGTGAGGGCCCGCAGGACCAGCAACGAGCGCACCACCGCTGAGGAGTAGGCCCCGTTGCTCGTGCTGTTCGTGCCCCAGTCCTCCCACCAGGCAGCCGTCTCAGCCAGCACCTTGTCGACATCGACGGGCTTCGGAATCGGCCGGTGTGAGGGGTACCAGGTCATGACCATGTCGACCGTTTCACCCTCCCGTACGGTGTAGTCCCGGCGGTGCGAGTGGCCCTTCGGGCTCAGTTCTGCTCCTCGAAACAGAAGGGCGTCCGGGCCGGCAACGGCCAGCAGCGAGCGTGTTGCGCGAGGGCCGGTGGTGGTGGAAGTGCTATCGGCGTCAGTGCTAGCAGCGTCAGTGCCGCGCGCGTCAGTACCCCGGCCCTCGGCACGAGGCTCCTCCACCTGGCGCACCCACGGTATCGCCGTGGCATACGCGAATCGGATGCGCAGGTCGACGGTCATCTCGACGCTGCCGGCAATGCCCTTCACGCGGCGCACAAGGTCGGCCCTCCGGTCGCCGTGGGGCATGAAGTCGGTGACCTCCACCACCCCGGTGGGGGTCGTCCAGATGGTGCTGAGAATGAAGGTGTTGCCGAGGTATTCACGCCGGGAGTGCGCCGACGGGTCGGTGGGGGCGATCATCCACCGCCCGTGGCTCTCGTCGCCCAGCAGGGCACCGAACGTGGAGGGGGAGTCGTAGCGGGGCAGGCACAGCCAGTCGATGCTGCCGTCTCGCCCGACGAGGGCTGCTGTGTGGCAGTCGCTGATGAGTGCATAGTCTTCGATCGGCAGTGACATGGTCCTATCTTCGCCGACGAACCCTCGTTCAGGGTGCCACCCACCGGGCCAGCGCACGGAGTGCACGCCGTAGTCTTGGCGGGTGAGTATTCTCAGTGACGAGCTGATCGAACGGATCCGGTCGCGTGCGGCCGGGTACGACGCGAGCAACAGCTTCTTCTTCGACGACCTCGACGAGTTGCGCGAGGCCGGCTACCTCCGCATGTTCACGCCCATCGAGCGTGGTGGCTTGGGCTTCGGGCTCGAGCAGGTGGCGAAGGAGCAGACCAGGCTGGCCACAGCTGCACCTGCGACCGCGTTGGCGATCAACATGCACCTGGTCTGGACAGGCGTCGCGAAGACCCTGCTCGATCGGGGTGACGACTCGCTCGCCTTCGTGCTCGACGAGGCCGCCCACGGGGAACTCTTCGCCTTCGGCAACAGCGAGGCGGGCAACGACCTGGTGCTGTTCGGGTCGACGACGAGGGCCGAGCCGCAGGCAGACGGCGGCTACCGCTACTTCGGCCGCAAGATCTTCACCTCACTCTCGCCGGCGTGGACGCGGCTCGGTATCTTCGGGCTCGACGACTCCGACCCCGGGCATCCGATGCTCGTGCACGGTTTCATCACGCGCGACACCCCCGGTTACGAGATCGTCGACGACTGGGACGCGCTCGGCATGCGCGCGACACAGAGCTCGACCACCATTCTCGACGGTGCCTTCGTGCCGGCGACGCGCGTGGTACGAATGCTTCCGGCCGGGCCGAGTGCCGACCCGCTGATCTTCGCGATCTTCGCCAATTTCGAGATTCTGCTGGCCGCCGTGTACACCGGTATCGGTGAGAGGGCATTGGCCCTTGCTGTCGAGGCAGCCCATCGGCGAACGTCGATGAAGAACGACGGCCGCAGCTACGCCTCCGACCCTGACATTCGCTGGAAGGTCGCCGACGCCGCGATTGCGCAAGACGGGATCTACCCGCAGATCGATGCGCTCGCGCGTGACGTCGATTCGCTTGCCGATCATGGTCGCCAGTGGTTTCCGCGGCTCGTCGGCCTGAAAGTTCGAGCAACCGAGAACGCCCGGTTCGTGGTCGACCAGGCGCTCCGGGTGTCTGGCGGGTCTACGATGGCGTCGTCGAGTGAGCTCGGCCGGCTGTACCGCGATGTCGTCGCGGGAATCTTTCACCCCTCCGACGGCGAGTCAGCGCACTCGACCGTCGCCAATGCATGGTTAGGCCCGGTCTCATGAATATCATCACCTTCGCAGGTCACACCCCGGTCATCGACGCTTCTGCCTGGGCCGCCCCGAACGCGACCGTGATCGGTCAGTTCACGGCTGCAGCACGCTCGAGCATCTTCTACGGCACGGTGGTGCGCGCCGACCGTTCTGGCATCAGCCTCGGCGAGGGCAGCAACCTGCAGGACAACGTGGTCGTGCACGGTGACCCCGGTTTTGCCACGACGATCGGTGCCGGCGTCAGCGTGGGTCACGGAGCGGTACTGCACGGCTGCACTGTCGCCGACAACTGCCTCATCGGCATGAACGCCACCGTGCTGAACGGGGCCGTCATCGGTGAGGGGTCACTGATCGCCGCCGGTGCGCTCATCCTCGAGGGAACCGTCATTCCGCCCGGCTCTCTCGTCGCGGGCGTACCGGGCAAGGTCAGGCGCGAGCTCACGACCGAAGAGCAGCAGGGCATCCGGCACAACGCTGAGACCTACCTCGAACTCTCGGCGCGGCATCGTGAGGCAGAAAGCAGCGGATGATCGGCAGACCCGGCTGGCACGAGACTGGCTCGCGCGCGTCTGTGTTTTGGGGGTGTGTGTTGGGCAAGTCTGTGTTTCGTGGGTGTGTGTTGGGCAGGTCTGTGTTGCGGTGTGCTTCTGTGTTGCGGCGTGCTGCTGTGTTGAGGCGTGCTGCTGTTCCGGTCGCCATCTGTGGGCTCCTGGTGCTCGCCGGGTGTTCGACGAGTTCGTCGACGACAGTTTCAACAACGACAGTGTCAACAACGACAGGGTCAACAACGACAGTGTCAACCGCGGCAGTGTCACCCACCACATCACCGGCGGCCACCGCTGTCGTTCCTGCTGCGGGGGACTCTTCAGCCACCGCATCGTCGGGCCGAGCCGCTCGGGAGGCCACCTCCGCGGCGACGCCCGAGCAACTCGACCGCTTGTATGCCGATACCCGCATGCGATCGATGAGCCTGGCAGACAAGGTCTCGACTCTGTTCATGGTGCAGTTGCCGGGTACCGATCCTGCGCCCATGCAGGCGTATCTCGCAGGAAATCGCCCAGGCGGGCTCCTGCTTCTCGGCTCGAACATTCCGGCAACGGCCGCCGCACTCTTGGGCCAGCTCGCCGGCCTGGGTTTCGCGACGGGTCTGAAGCCGCTCATCGCCGTCGATGAAGAGGGTGGCGACGTCACCCGTCTTCCAGAAGACGGCTTCGCCGGCGCCGATCGCCTAAAATCCCTGCCGGTAGCAGCGACCACAGATGCGTTCACCCAGCGTGCTGCGCTTCTGGAACGGTCGGGGATCTCCGTCAATTTCGGCACTGTGGCCGATGTGACTTCTGACCCGGGCTCGTTCATCTTCGATCGTGTGCTGGGTACTGACCCTGCGTCGGCCAGTGACCGTGTCGGCGCGTCGGTCGCTGCGCAGAACGGTTCGGTGTTCGCGACGCTCAAGCACTTTCCGGGCCACGGCGAGACGGCGGCGGACTCGCACACGAGCATCCCGTCGACTGGCATTTCGTTCGCCCAGTGGCAGTCGCAGGATGCCCCGCCCTTTCGAAGCGGGATCGCCGCGGGTGCTCCGCTGGTGATGTTCGGGCACCTCGCCTACACCGCCGTCGACTCGGCCCCCGCTTCTCTCTCAGTGCGCTGGCACGAGATTCTGCGCGGAGAGCTCGGGTTCACGGGAGTCGCCATCACTGACGACATGCTCATGCTGCAGGATTCAGGTGACCCTGCATACTCCGACCAGGCGGCGAACGCCGTGCGGGCGGTTGCTGCAGGCAACGACATACTGCTCTACAACAGCGCGATCGACATGGCGCCGTCGGTGGCTGCGATCATCGCCGCTGTGCAGTCGGGTCAGATCGATGAAGCCCAGATCGACGAGTCGGTCGTGCGGATTCTCGCCCTGCAGCGTGCGGCCTGGCTGCGGGCCGCGAGCTAGAGTCCGGCCATGCCGCTCCGGTTCGGAGTAGCATGGCCACCCATGTGCGGCAGATTTGCGATGAACAAGGAGACCGACGACCTCATTCTGGAGTTTGTTGCCAGGGGTGGGCGCGCCGAGGACTGGCGGCCGAGCTACAGTGTGGCTCCGACCGATGTCGCGCCGATCATCCGGCAGCGCAAGGGATCGAGGCCTGGTGATTCTGCTGCTGGTGATTCTGCTTCTGGCAGAGATGCTTCAGGCGCTGGGGCTTCACGCAGTGAGGATGACGGCGGTTACCGTGAGATCGAGATCGCGGCGTGGGGACTCAAGCCGGCCTGGGCGAAACCGGGTGGGCCCGCACCGATCAACGCGCGGCTGGAGTCGGTGGCGACGAACGGCATGTTCCGCAGCGCGTTCGCCTCGAGCCGCTGCCTTGTGCCGATGACGGGGTACTACGAATGGCAGGCAGTCGCTGACGGCAAGCAGCCCTACTTCATTCACGCCGGTGCCGGTGCTGGTGCCGGTGCCACGGCGGAGCCCACCAGTGCTGGTCGTCTGCTCGCGGCCGCCGGGCTCTACAGTGCGCGAAAGGTCGGCGACGAGTGGGCGGTGACCTTCACGATCATCACGAGGGAGGCCCGCGATGCTTCGGGAGAGGTGCACGACCGCATGCCGGTCTTCCTGACGCCTGACGTGTGGGACTCGTGGCTCGACCCGCGAAAGATCGAGGCGAACAGTGCCGGTCAGGGGGCGATTCTCGACCTGCTCGACCGGAGTTCGACGGCGGTCGCGTCGACGATCACAACCTACCCTGTCGATCGCCGGGTCAACAATTCGCGCACCCTCGACAGCGCAGACGCGACGCTCATCGAGCCGTTGGAGCGGGGAAATGACGGTTTCAGCGGGTGGAATGCCGACCCGATGACAGGCGAGATCGTCGACTGACACAAGGCGATCCAGCAGTCCTACGCGTTCTGCTGGCGCGCGCGCACCAGCGATCCATGCAGAGCAAGAGACCGACAGGTGGGCCTGTCAGTTACGCCCTGCAGCCGCAGCTTCGAGCGCGGGGAGTGCGGCGGCGATCGTTTCGATGGCACTGTCACTCTGCTCAGAAAGCATGGCGACGACGCGTTCGGTCCGCGAGGATCGGGCTTCGGCAACGGTGCCGAGGCCGCTGGCCGTTGCGCGCAGCAGGAACGAACGGCCGTCGACGGGGTCTGCGGTGCGTTCGATGAGTCCACGCTGCTCGAGGTCAGCGACAATCCGGGTCATCGTGGGTGCAGCAACATTCTCGAGTCGGGCCAGATCGCTCGGACGCAACGGGCCGGAGTTCTTCACGCTCGACAGGGCCGACAGAAGCCCGTGGCTCAGTTCATCACCGACCGGGCGGATGCGCCGGCTCAGCCGGCTGACAACCAGGGTCAGGCGTTCGGCCACGTCGTCACGAGAGATCGGCAGTGTGGCGGCGACCGGTTCAGCGCTGGATTCAGGCATTTTTAGACCCTAACATTGCTCGCTTGTGTCTGCTCTCCGACCTGATACTTGCTCTATTCTAACTACTTTGCCACTGGTGCGTGTCTGGTTTGCCTGCGCGACACCCAGATGGCGCCTGCTCCGATCGCACTGATCACCACGGCGATCAACACGACGTAGAAGGCGACCGACGCGTACCCTCCCGCCGAGGTCGTCGGGTTGAGGAACGGGTACGGGTACCACTGCTTGCCTGTCGCCTGGTCGATTGCGAGGGGCCCCCGTACGAGCGTGTAGGCGACCCACGCCACGGGGAACGCGATGATCGCCCACAGGCGCTTCCAGTCGAGCGGTACCCGACCCGGGGCGAACAGCCAGTCGAGCAGCAGGTAGATCGGGCCGACCACGTGCAGGATCTCGTTCGACCACGCCACGGTCGTTCCCTGCGGAAGCGCGATGCCTCGAAGCAGCAGGTTGTAGACGATCCCTGTGGTCACCATGTACGTGACGACGGAGGCGCGAACAGTCGTGTAGAGCAGCGGGTCTGAATAGCCCGAGCCGCCACCGAGCCCTCCCTGCCTGATCGCCAGCACGGCGCCGACGAGCAGCACCACGACGCTCGCCGCGTTCGAGTCGACCGTGAAGAAGCTGAAGAAGTTGACAACGACGAAGCCCACGCTGGCCGGGTTCGCGTCGAAGGCGATCGACACCGTCTTGGCGAGCTGGGCGATGATGGCGGCACCGATGGCAAGGGCCACAATCACCCGCAGAATCACAAAGAGCAATCGCATGGTGATCAGCATAAGCTCACGCGCGACGAATTGCCGGGCTGTGCCCGCTTGTTATGCGGCCTTGGCGAACCCGGTGTCCCGGCCCACGTTCCGGCTGGCACTGCCGCGCCCTGCCGGCGAACTCGGGAGCTGGGTGTCATCGGCAAGGACGCTGTCGTGCGCCACGAGTGAGCTGTCGGCGACGACGACGCGGTCGCCGATTCGGGTGTGGCTGCCGATCTTCGAGCCACGGCCGATCCGGGCATCCTGCCCGACGTGAACGTTGGCGCCGATGAAGACTCCTGCGCCGATGACGGCACCGCGATCGATCCAGCTGCCGGCGCCGATCCAGGCGCCCTGGCCGATTTGCGCGTCGGGCTCGACGAACGCCGACGATTCGATGTACGCGGTCGGGTGCACTGCCGACGTCGCCGAGATGAACCCGCGACCGTTCAGGTGGTGCTTGTACCGGGCGAGTTCGCCGTACTCGTTCTCGATTTCTACGTAGATCTTGCTCATGTATGTCTCCCTGCGGGGCACTGCACTGAGTGGCTGTGGTTATCAGCCCTGCGTGTGCCTACGAGACTGCCAACACTGGCAAGGCTCCGAAGATTCCCGAACGGGTTGGGCGCCTCAGTTCGTCGTTGTGCGTGAGCGGCGACGGGCGAACCGGATGACCAGCAGCACTATCGCGGCCACCAGGGCCATCACCAGAAGCCACGGCAGTGCGATGCCGAGCACAACGAGCCCGCCGGCGACACCCGCGACCAGCGATGACCAGCCTGCGGCCAGTCCGCCCCAGAAGTCGTTCGGTGCTCCCGTTGCAAGCACGCTGTGGCTGGTGATCGTGAGAGTGACAGAGGCGTACTGGACCTGGTCGGCCAGGGCTGAGCTCTGGGCCTTCAATCCGTCGAGCTCGGCCTGCCGCTGGGAGAGAGCGGACTCGAGTGCGATGAGGTCGGTCGTTGTCGTCGCCTTTGTCAGGAGGTCGAGCAGGCGGTCGACGGAGGTCTGCAGCGCGGTTATTCGCGCCTTGACATCGGCGACCTGCGTGGTGACGTCGGTGGAGGAGATCGAGACCGAGCCGACCGTGCCGAGCTTCTTCAGCGCGTCGACAACCTCGGTGACCTGTGCGTTGGGGATTCGAAGCGTCAGATCGGCCCGCGCACCCGCCTGGCCTTCACTCATCGAAGACGATTTTCCCTGAACGGTTCCCATCGGGTCGACCGAATCGAGCGGCATGATGATGCCCGGGCCGCCGGAGTTGCCCTGCGATTCACTCCGGTTGTCCACGTGGCCGCCTGCGGCTTCGACGATCGTAACGGCTTGGTCTGCCGTAGCTGCCGGGTCGTCGGCGATGAGTGTGATGGAGCCGGTGGTGATCACCTGGGTGCTCGGAAGCGTGAGTGCGTTGCCGGGTGCACTGCCGCCCGCTGCGCTGTCTGCAGACCCGGCGCCGGGCGCCACAATCGCGGGCCCTGCCTCTGTGCCCGATGTACCCGAGGAACCAGAGCTGCCGGATGACCCCGACGAGTTCGAGCCGGACAGAGCCGAGCATCCACTGAGTGCGAGAGCAGTCAGAGTGGCGGCAGTGGCGATCGCGAGAATTCTTCGATTCATGGGGCAACTGTATTGACTGACTGCTGTGATGTCGGTGTGAAACGGTGGATGGTTATGCGATGTTCACCGGCTCGTGATGCGGTCGTTACGCGCGCGTGCCAGCAGACGCGCAGAGGCATAGTCTTTCTCCATGGAATACCGCGAACTCGGCAGAACCCACCGCACCGTCTCGGTCATCGGCCTCGGCACCTGGCAACTCGGCGCAGACTGGGGCGAGGTGAACGAAGCGGATGCCCTGGCGGTTCTCGATGCGGCCGTCGACTCCGGCGTGACCTTCTTCGACACTGCAGATGTCTACGGCGATGGCCGCAGTGAGCAGCTGATCGGCACGTATCTCGCCGCGCATCCGGGGCATTCGATCACCGTCGCCACGAAGATGGGCCGACGGAAGGAGCAGTTGACCGAGAACTACGTGCTCGAGAACTTTCGCGAGTGGACAGACCGATCCAGGCGCAACCTCGGTGTCGAGACGCTCGACCTCGTGCAGCTGCACTGCCCGCCCTCTGAGGTGTTCCGGAGTGACGAGGTCTATGACGCCCTCGAGACCCTGGTGTCTGACGAGGTCATCTCGAACTATGGTTTCAGCGTCGAGACGGCCTCACAGGCGCTCGATGCGATCGCTCGGCCGGGCACCGCGACCATCCAGATCATTCTGAACGCCTTTCGGCTGAAGCCTCTCGACGAAGTGCTGCCAGCCGCCGCGGCCGCAGGGGTCGGGATCATCGCCCGGGTGCCGTTGGCATCAGGCATGTTGAGCGGAAAATACACGGCCGCCACGACGTTCGCGGCGAACGACCACCGCAACTACAACCGCGACGGCAGTGCGTTCGACGTGGGGGAGACATTCTCGGGCGTCGACTACGAAACCGGCCTGGCTGCTGCCCAGGAATTCGCGCACCTGGTGCCGGCAGGTATGAGCCCTGCCACCGCCGCACTCGCGTGGGTTGCCCAGCAGGCGGGTGTGAGCAGCGTCATTCCTGGCGCGCGGAACCCGGCCCAGGCCGTGAACAACGCAGCAGCGGGTTCGGTCGGGCACCTCGGAGCTGCCTTCGACGCCGGTGTGAAGGAGATCTACGACCGGCACTTCCGGGCGGGCATCCACTCGCGCTGGTGACGCAGGCGCTCCATAAGTCAGTGCAGGAAACGCTGTTCAGTCGAAGTCGTCGGGGTCCTTGCCGGTGCGCTCGCCGCTGTTGAGAGTGCCGATCGCGGCCAGGTCTTCGGCGTCGAGCACGAAGTCGAAGACGTCGATGTTCGCCGCGATTCGCGAGGGCGTCACCGACTTGGGGATCACCACGTTGCCGAGCTGCAGGTGCCAGCGGATCACGACCTGGGCCGGCGACTTTCCGTGCTTCGCCGCGATGGCGTCGAGAACCGGGTTGTCGAGAATCCGGCCACGCGCGAGAGGCGACCAGGCCTCTGTCGCGATCGAGTGCGCGTCGTCGTAGGCCCGTGTCTCGGCCTGGGGGAGCCACGGGTGCAGCTCCACTTGATTGATGCTCGGCACAACGCTTGTTTCTGCCGCGAGCCTCTCGAGGTGGTGCGGGTGAAAGTTCGAGACGCCGATCGAGCGGGCCAGACCGTCGGCCTGGATCTTCTCGAGTGCGCGCCAGGTCTCGACGTAGAGGTCTTGCCTTGGAGCCGGCCAGTGGATGAGAAAGAGGTCGACGTAGTCGAGCTGCAGGCGTTCGAGGCTCGCGTCGAACGACCGTCGGGCCTGGTCGTAGCCCTGCTGGTCGTTGAAGACCTTGGTCGTGATGAAGAGTTCGCCGCGGGGCAGTGAACTGCGCTTGACGGCCTCGCCGACGCCCTTCTCGTTGTCATAGAGTGTCGCCGTGTCGATGTGCCGGTACCCGTGCTCGAACGCGACCGCGATGGCATCGATCGTCTCTGCGTCGGTGGCCTTGTAGACCCCGAGGCCGAGCTGCGGGATGCTCGAACCGTCGTTCAGCGGAATGCGGGGCACAGAAGGCGTGGGTGTCATCCTTCAATTATCCGGCCCGGACGTGTTGACCAGGCCGCGCCCGATCGTCGTCTCGCTGACTGACCTCAGCTGGTGACCGTCTCGATCGGCTCGGTGTCGGGGATCGGGCTCGCGTCCTTGCCCCGGAGGTCGGGGTGCCAGCGTTTACCCAGAAGGGGAACGGCGAAGCCGGCCAGCGCGAGGGCGGCGGCGGCGATGAACGCCCCTGTCGGCCCCTGTGAGTCGATGAGGAACCCCGCGACGGCCGAACCGAGCGCCGCACCGATGAGCTGGCCGGTGCCGACCCAGCCGTAGGCCTCGGCGGTTTCACTGAAGCGCACGCTCGAGGAGACGATCGAGAACATCACTGCGAGGGCCGGCGCGATGCCCACTCCGGCGAGGAAGAGAAAGATCGAGAGCCACCAGATGTTCAGCGAGAACGCAGCAACAGCCGTTCCTGCGAAGACGATGAACATGCGCCGGGCGAGCGCCCACGGGCCGATCGGAACGTGACCGAGCGCGAGCCCGCCCACGAGCGAGCCGATGGCGAAGACGGCGAGAACGATGCCGGCCTGCGGGCCGTCGTGGCCGAAGGTCGACACGACGCCAGCCTCGATGGAGGCGCACGCGGCGACGAGCAGGAACCCCACGACTGTTGCGAGCAGCACGGAGGGTTTCGCCAGCACGGCGCCGATTCGGCGCCGACTGCGCGGGATGCGTACTCGCCCGAGCTCGGGGCTCGCGAGGAACCAGGCACCCCCGCCGACGAGGAACGCCACGGCGAGAAGGATGCCTGCGACCGTGCTGATCTGCGTCGCGGCGAACGTCGTGATCACCGGGCCCACGACCCAGATGATCTCCTGGGCGGAGGCATCGAGCGAGAAGAGCGGGGTGAGCTGGCGCGAGTTGACCATCTTGGGATAGATGGTGCGAACGGCCGGCTGGATCGGCGGCATGGTCAGGCCGGCGACCAGTGCGACGACCATGGTGACCGGGATCGTCATCGGAATGAGGGCGATCGAGGTGATCGCCACGGCGCAGACCGCGATCGTGCCCGAGATCACCGGCCGCATTCCCCAGCGGCCCATCAGCCTGCTGGTGAGAGGCCCGGCGATGGCCTGGCCGATCGATAGCGCGGCGAGCACCAGCCCGGCCGAGCCGTAGGAGTTGTGAACGTGCTCGATGTGCAGCAGGAAGGCGAGCGAGAGCATGCCGAACGGAAACCGGGCGACGAGCTGGGCGGCCATGATGCGCCCCACGCCGCGGGTTTTCAGAAGGCTCGAATAAGTGCTCACAAGCAGTTAAGTGTACCGGTTGGACGGTTACGCCCGTCCGGTGATTCTGAAGCGTCGCTTCATGTTCCCAAGAGCTTCACTATCCGTTGCAGCGAGACAGGCTCGGCTGTGCCGAGCGACTGGGCGAAGAGGCTGATACGGAGTTCTTCGATCATCCATCGCGCCTTCACCACCGGAGCCCCGATGGTCAGCCAGGCGTCGAGAGGGAGCGGCAGCACACCACCGGCGGACTCATAGCGTGCGGTCGCATTCTGGGCCTCCGTCATCCACGCCCGGTCGCGTGCGGGAGCGTCGGGCAGCTTCTGCAGGCGCTGCTCGATCCCGGTGAGGTAACGCGGCAGGTTGCGCAGCTGGTCGATGCCCATCGAGGCGATGAATCCGGCGAAGACGAGGTTTCCGAGCTGGCTCCGAGCGTCGGCGAGGGCGGGCAGCAGCGTCACGCTGGTGACCTTCTTGAGGGCGCGCTCGGCGTCCCTGGCCTTCGTGAGGCTCGTGGCGACGGTGGCGACCGTCTGGTACATGAGGTCGATGATGCTCGACGAGAGGGTGTCGCGTGCGGCTTCGAATTCGGCGCGCGTGAAGACCCGGCCGTCTGGGTGTGCAGCCTGCAGCACGTGGTCGGCCGCCGCGAGCAAGCAGTCGTCGAAGAGCGCCTGGATGCTGGGGTACGGGCTTGTCGCCAGAACCAGTTTCTCGTTTTGGCTGAGGTGCTCGCGAACGTAGGAGACGGGGGAGGCCACTCCCAGCAGCAACAGCCTCCGAACGCCGGCCGGGGTGAGCCGTGCGGCTTCGGCCGGCGTCGTCACCAGTCGGATCGCCACCGAGGTCTTCTCATCGACGATCGCCGGGTAGGCGCGGATGACACTGCCCGGCTGTTTCGTGTCGAGGTGCTGCGGCAGCTCGTCGAAGTCCCAGGTGGTGATGCCGCGGCGTTCGATCGAACTCGCGACGGCGCCGGATGCCCGGGCCACGCTCTCGCGGGCGGCCCCCTTGAACCGGCTCTGCAACGAGCCGAGGTCTT contains:
- a CDS encoding DUF4349 domain-containing protein, yielding MNRRILAIATAATLTALALSGCSALSGSNSSGSSGSSGSSGTSGTEAGPAIVAPGAGSADSAAGGSAPGNALTLPSTQVITTGSITLIADDPAATADQAVTIVEAAGGHVDNRSESQGNSGGPGIIMPLDSVDPMGTVQGKSSSMSEGQAGARADLTLRIPNAQVTEVVDALKKLGTVGSVSISSTDVTTQVADVKARITALQTSVDRLLDLLTKATTTTDLIALESALSQRQAELDGLKAQSSALADQVQYASVTLTITSHSVLATGAPNDFWGGLAAGWSSLVAGVAGGLVVLGIALPWLLVMALVAAIVLLVIRFARRRSRTTTN
- a CDS encoding Pr6Pr family membrane protein, producing the protein MRLLFVILRVIVALAIGAAIIAQLAKTVSIAFDANPASVGFVVVNFFSFFTVDSNAASVVVLLVGAVLAIRQGGLGGGSGYSDPLLYTTVRASVVTYMVTTGIVYNLLLRGIALPQGTTVAWSNEILHVVGPIYLLLDWLFAPGRVPLDWKRLWAIIAFPVAWVAYTLVRGPLAIDQATGKQWYPYPFLNPTTSAGGYASVAFYVVLIAVVISAIGAGAIWVSRRQTRHAPVAK
- a CDS encoding aldo/keto reductase, which produces MEYRELGRTHRTVSVIGLGTWQLGADWGEVNEADALAVLDAAVDSGVTFFDTADVYGDGRSEQLIGTYLAAHPGHSITVATKMGRRKEQLTENYVLENFREWTDRSRRNLGVETLDLVQLHCPPSEVFRSDEVYDALETLVSDEVISNYGFSVETASQALDAIARPGTATIQIILNAFRLKPLDEVLPAAAAAGVGIIARVPLASGMLSGKYTAATTFAANDHRNYNRDGSAFDVGETFSGVDYETGLAAAQEFAHLVPAGMSPATAALAWVAQQAGVSSVIPGARNPAQAVNNAAAGSVGHLGAAFDAGVKEIYDRHFRAGIHSRW
- a CDS encoding aldo/keto reductase, giving the protein MTPTPSVPRIPLNDGSSIPQLGLGVYKATDAETIDAIAVAFEHGYRHIDTATLYDNEKGVGEAVKRSSLPRGELFITTKVFNDQQGYDQARRSFDASLERLQLDYVDLFLIHWPAPRQDLYVETWRALEKIQADGLARSIGVSNFHPHHLERLAAETSVVPSINQVELHPWLPQAETRAYDDAHSIATEAWSPLARGRILDNPVLDAIAAKHGKSPAQVVIRWHLQLGNVVIPKSVTPSRIAANIDVFDFVLDAEDLAAIGTLNSGERTGKDPDDFD
- a CDS encoding transferase — encoded protein: MSKIYVEIENEYGELARYKHHLNGRGFISATSAVHPTAYIESSAFVEPDAQIGQGAWIGAGSWIDRGAVIGAGVFIGANVHVGQDARIGRGSKIGSHTRIGDRVVVADSSLVAHDSVLADDTQLPSSPAGRGSASRNVGRDTGFAKAA
- a CDS encoding MFS transporter; this encodes MSTYSSLLKTRGVGRIMAAQLVARFPFGMLSLAFLLHIEHVHNSYGSAGLVLAALSIGQAIAGPLTSRLMGRWGMRPVISGTIAVCAVAITSIALIPMTIPVTMVVALVAGLTMPPIQPAVRTIYPKMVNSRQLTPLFSLDASAQEIIWVVGPVITTFAATQISTVAGILLAVAFLVGGGAWFLASPELGRVRIPRSRRRIGAVLAKPSVLLATVVGFLLVAACASIEAGVVSTFGHDGPQAGIVLAVFAIGSLVGGLALGHVPIGPWALARRMFIVFAGTAVAAFSLNIWWLSIFLFLAGVGIAPALAVMFSIVSSSVRFSETAEAYGWVGTGQLIGAALGSAVAGFLIDSQGPTGAFIAAAALALAGFAVPLLGKRWHPDLRGKDASPIPDTEPIETVTS